TGACGCTGTCCTTGGCTCAAATTGCCGCCGCGTTCCGAAAGCACCGTATCATATCCCTGGGGCAGACGGTGAATAAAGGGATCCGCATTGGCCAATTTTGCCGCGTCAACCACCTCCTCATCCGAAGCATCTAACCTTCCATAAAGGATATTTTCCCGCACAGTATCAGACAGCAAAAAAGTATCCTGCAACACAATACCCAGTTGCCGCCGCAACGCTTCCCGTTTCACCTGCCGAATATCATGGCCGTCGATATAGATCGCCCCACTATCGATATCGTAGAACCGGGTCAGCAAATTCACAATGGTCGTCTTGCCCGCTCCCGTCGGTCCTACCAGCGCAATCTTCTCCCCCGGTCTGGCGTGCAAACTCACCTCTTTGAGCACCGGCACATCTTTTTCATAACCAAAACACACCCGATTGAAAACCACATCGCCCCGAACTTGTTCTAACGCGACTGCATCTGGCATATCAGGCGCTTCGGGAAACTCGTCAATAGTCTCAAAAACCCGCTCTGCCCCGGCCAGTGCAGACTGTATCGAATTGTACAAATTGGCAACCTGGCCCAAAGGCCGTCCAAACTGCCGCACATAACTGATAAAAGCGGCAATCACACCGATTGTCACATCGCCCTGAACCGCCATATAGCCACCCGCAAAAGCCACAATCACCAGACCCATATTGTTTATAAAAAAGGTCAAAGGCGGCATCAGCGTCCCGAAAAACTGCGCGCGCGTACCGGCGTATTTCAACCTGTTATTAAACTTTTCAAACGCCTCAATAGAAGCCTGTTCGCGTCCATAAGCTTTCACCACCTGTTCTGCTGCAATCGTCTCCTCAATCATCCCATTGAGCGCACCCAGTGCCGCCTGCTGCTCGCGAAACCCCCGGCGCGCGCGTTTGGCGACCTGTCCTGTCAGCGACGTCATCAGCGGAAAGGTAAGCAAGCTAATCAACGCCAGAGGCCAATCCATCCAGAACATCATGGCCGACACGCCCACCAGGGTCAACACGCTATTAATCAACTGCGTCACGCTCTCCGACAACACGCTGCTGATATTATCCACATCATTGGTCACCCGGCTCATGATATCGCCACTGGCACGCCGATCAAAGAACCGCAGCGGAAGCATCTGCAAGCGGTTAAAAAGATCCTGTCGTAAATCCCGCACAGAGCTTTGAGATACCCGTGCCATAATAAACGTCTGAAGCCAGGATGTCAGTGCCATAGCCACATACACCCCCGCCAACAACAGGGTAATTTGAAAAAGGCCCGGCAAGTCGCTATAGGCGATATACTCATCAATCGCGCGCGCCATCAAATACGGACCTGCCACCTCCAACCCCGTTGTGATCACCACCAGCCCCACCACCCCGATCAAAGTCCCCTTGTAGCGTCTCATATACCCCAGCAAACGGCGGGTAGTTCCCCGAATATCCCGCGCCCGCTCGTCGTCACCCATCATCATCATCCGGCGACGCCCCCCCATCATCATTCCGCCTGTACCCTGCTGTTCACCGTCGCGCTGTCGATCAACTTCCGCCATATCCGTTTCCCTCTCCGAGCTGTGAATCGTAAATCTCCTGA
This portion of the Gemmatimonadota bacterium genome encodes:
- a CDS encoding ABC transporter ATP-binding protein; this encodes MAEVDRQRDGEQQGTGGMMMGGRRRMMMMGDDERARDIRGTTRRLLGYMRRYKGTLIGVVGLVVITTGLEVAGPYLMARAIDEYIAYSDLPGLFQITLLLAGVYVAMALTSWLQTFIMARVSQSSVRDLRQDLFNRLQMLPLRFFDRRASGDIMSRVTNDVDNISSVLSESVTQLINSVLTLVGVSAMMFWMDWPLALISLLTFPLMTSLTGQVAKRARRGFREQQAALGALNGMIEETIAAEQVVKAYGREQASIEAFEKFNNRLKYAGTRAQFFGTLMPPLTFFINNMGLVIVAFAGGYMAVQGDVTIGVIAAFISYVRQFGRPLGQVANLYNSIQSALAGAERVFETIDEFPEAPDMPDAVALEQVRGDVVFNRVCFGYEKDVPVLKEVSLHARPGEKIALVGPTGAGKTTIVNLLTRFYDIDSGAIYIDGHDIRQVKREALRRQLGIVLQDTFLLSDTVRENILYGRLDASDEEVVDAAKLANADPFIHRLPQGYDTVLSERGGNLSQGQR